In one window of Gudongella oleilytica DNA:
- a CDS encoding beta-propeller domain-containing protein — translation MRRLITFIAVTAMLLSSAPAFAQGLDDAIALHIGSPLILTEGRMKALDPDNPNVVPMIHKDRTLVPLRAVSEHFGAAVDYDDVKREAIITYSGKSYYFPIGKNHYRILEQGKDPRTVTYDTEALIIENRTMVPLRLISEDILGLQVGYREKAITIGSGDITINNEMLSEIRTRIGQALKPATEAELLAQIKAMDLSFTEKERLDIIPMPSQDAVTGGEAAPSEAGDYSQTNEQVEGVNEADVVKTDGKFIYVAAGKSVRVYDANNGKPFLTDEITVKVDDQTGQFTQFTELYIHDGKLIVLGEKGRFGNWIRPVPDVPEERMIMPYYDQYEGFVYAGIYSVSTQGKLSLDRELEVEGSLLSSRKKDDTLYLVVNKYLYSYGPMEEPITPVFKDSAISDDLKELAIDKVMYFPRRAASNYLTIAAVDVEKPSQPANIEAFLGTGNLIYMSRNALYVAGQDYHTIWGSITNIAKFNVDGTKIGFAGGGLVEGTILNQFSMDEYEGNLRIATTNWQRESVNAVYILDEDLNPLGAVENLAPGERIFSTRFMGDYGYIVTFKQVDPLFVLDLSNPSKPRVTGELKVPGFSSYLHPVTDKVLLGIGRDVDENTGMQNGIKLSLFDVSDEGRPKEMTTLVLGGPGSYADVLDNHKALMLNLNDDMVAFDVSLSDITDKYVKTSFNGAAVIEVRPTGSIKVLELISSEGLYGSYAKRLVYIGDRLYYIIDDNIRAFDMDDFKEIK, via the coding sequence ATGAGAAGGCTTATAACTTTTATAGCTGTAACAGCTATGCTGCTATCCTCAGCTCCAGCATTTGCACAAGGTCTGGACGATGCCATCGCTCTGCATATAGGCAGCCCTCTGATTTTAACAGAAGGCAGAATGAAGGCTCTTGATCCGGATAATCCTAATGTCGTTCCTATGATCCACAAAGACAGGACACTCGTTCCACTGAGAGCTGTCAGTGAGCATTTTGGAGCAGCGGTCGACTATGATGATGTCAAAAGAGAAGCGATCATAACCTACAGTGGAAAGAGCTATTACTTCCCAATTGGGAAAAACCATTACAGGATACTTGAACAGGGTAAGGATCCAAGGACAGTCACTTATGATACTGAAGCCTTGATTATTGAAAACAGGACGATGGTACCATTAAGGTTGATATCTGAGGATATACTTGGCTTGCAGGTAGGCTACAGGGAGAAAGCGATCACCATAGGCAGTGGTGATATTACTATAAATAATGAGATGCTGTCTGAAATAAGAACAAGGATAGGTCAGGCTTTAAAGCCAGCTACTGAGGCCGAACTGCTGGCTCAGATAAAGGCAATGGACCTTTCATTTACTGAGAAAGAAAGGCTGGATATAATTCCTATGCCCTCACAGGATGCTGTGACTGGTGGGGAAGCCGCACCAAGCGAGGCTGGTGACTACTCTCAAACCAATGAGCAGGTTGAGGGCGTAAATGAGGCCGACGTTGTCAAGACTGACGGGAAGTTCATCTATGTCGCTGCGGGAAAGTCCGTAAGAGTCTATGATGCTAATAATGGGAAGCCGTTCTTAACAGATGAGATAACAGTAAAGGTAGACGATCAGACGGGTCAGTTTACTCAGTTTACAGAGCTGTATATCCATGATGGGAAGCTTATTGTACTTGGTGAGAAGGGGCGCTTTGGAAACTGGATAAGACCGGTCCCTGATGTCCCTGAAGAGAGAATGATAATGCCTTATTACGATCAATATGAAGGGTTCGTCTATGCTGGGATATACTCGGTTTCAACACAGGGCAAGCTCTCGCTTGATAGAGAGCTCGAGGTTGAAGGAAGCCTCCTTTCAAGCAGAAAGAAGGACGATACGCTATATCTTGTAGTAAATAAGTACCTTTACAGCTATGGACCTATGGAGGAACCCATAACACCCGTATTTAAAGATTCAGCCATTAGTGATGACCTGAAAGAGCTTGCAATAGACAAGGTCATGTATTTCCCCAGGAGGGCAGCAAGCAACTACCTGACTATCGCAGCAGTGGATGTGGAAAAACCATCTCAGCCTGCTAATATTGAAGCATTTCTTGGGACAGGAAATTTGATATACATGAGTAGAAACGCTCTTTACGTAGCCGGTCAGGACTATCACACTATATGGGGTTCAATCACAAATATTGCCAAATTCAATGTTGATGGTACAAAAATAGGGTTCGCAGGTGGAGGGCTTGTTGAGGGAACGATCCTTAACCAATTCTCCATGGATGAATACGAGGGAAATCTCCGGATAGCTACGACTAATTGGCAGAGGGAAAGTGTCAACGCAGTCTATATACTGGATGAGGATTTAAATCCTCTTGGTGCTGTAGAAAATCTTGCACCTGGTGAAAGGATTTTTTCGACCAGGTTTATGGGAGACTACGGATATATTGTTACCTTCAAGCAGGTAGATCCTCTGTTCGTACTGGATCTTTCAAATCCGTCAAAACCAAGAGTCACCGGTGAACTTAAGGTCCCTGGATTTTCAAGCTATCTGCATCCTGTCACAGATAAAGTGTTACTGGGAATAGGTAGAGACGTCGATGAAAATACCGGCATGCAGAATGGTATAAAGCTGTCGCTCTTTGACGTATCAGATGAAGGCAGACCAAAGGAGATGACAACTCTTGTCTTGGGAGGACCGGGGAGCTATGCTGATGTCCTCGACAATCATAAGGCTTTGATGCTAAACCTGAACGACGATATGGTAGCCTTTGACGTATCCTTAAGTGATATAACTGATAAGTATGTAAAGACAAGCTTCAACGGAGCTGCAGTTATCGAGGTCAGACCAACCGGCAGCATCAAGGTCCTGGAGCTGATCTCCAGTGAAGGTCTGTATGGCTCCTATGCAAAACGGCTGGTTTACATCGGTGATAGACTATACTATATAATTGACGATAATATCCGAGCTTTTGATATGGATGATTTTAAAGAAATCAAATAG
- a CDS encoding FAD-dependent oxidoreductase, which produces MADGKIRTEIILERMIQETSEIFSFVFKIPGDLTWIPGQHGIFRYRDRQVEEDKGFRIFSIASIIDEGIMMFSTRITPESTDFKQQLLTMKQGEVMTVEGINGKFKIPDYNKKACIMAGGIGVTPIRALVKQMESEGVSPAGVTVLYSDDRGQFAYEEDLRKAGEAVNGLEVILISDRNIFVQKIEEYTKNNGNESAYLISGTPGMNAFITEKLTKEGIEKTNIITDVFMGYE; this is translated from the coding sequence ATGGCTGATGGTAAAATAAGAACGGAGATCATTCTGGAAAGGATGATCCAAGAGACATCTGAGATTTTTTCATTCGTATTTAAGATACCCGGAGATTTAACCTGGATCCCAGGTCAGCACGGAATATTCAGGTATCGGGACAGACAAGTGGAGGAGGACAAAGGCTTCAGGATATTTAGTATCGCTTCGATAATCGACGAAGGGATCATGATGTTCTCAACAAGGATAACACCTGAATCCACGGACTTCAAGCAGCAGCTTTTAACCATGAAGCAAGGAGAGGTAATGACAGTAGAAGGTATAAACGGCAAATTTAAGATACCTGATTACAACAAAAAAGCCTGTATTATGGCAGGAGGAATAGGAGTAACCCCGATTCGTGCACTGGTAAAGCAAATGGAATCAGAGGGAGTATCACCGGCTGGAGTAACTGTTCTGTACTCTGACGACAGAGGTCAGTTTGCTTACGAGGAAGATTTGAGGAAGGCTGGAGAAGCAGTCAATGGTCTTGAAGTCATCCTGATTTCAGACAGGAATATTTTTGTTCAGAAGATAGAGGAATACACGAAGAATAACGGAAATGAATCTGCTTACCTAATCTCCGGAACTCCCGGAATGAATGCATTTATAACCGAAAAGCTTACCAAGGAAGGAATCGAAAAGACCAATATAATTACGGATGTATTCATGGGATACGAATAA
- a CDS encoding DUF6530 family protein, giving the protein MKIPTTLKHKPVVVVENYGNVDGRYAYKTDAQGLSIGLAQWNDRGKVDVSAKVWRYTGEKWSRQSEELPLHRALDLAILICRSELHFREAYRFEKLYDEKNPILDRIGLQGDAMTIEVCTENEHIDEDLKILRDALTKDGELIGERMAVLSRLLKELGY; this is encoded by the coding sequence ATGAAGATACCTACCACATTAAAACACAAGCCAGTAGTGGTTGTTGAGAATTACGGGAATGTAGACGGAAGATATGCTTATAAGACAGATGCCCAGGGCCTATCGATCGGGCTTGCACAGTGGAACGACAGAGGCAAGGTTGACGTATCTGCCAAAGTGTGGAGATATACGGGAGAAAAATGGTCAAGGCAATCCGAGGAGCTTCCTCTTCACAGAGCTCTCGATCTGGCAATCCTGATTTGCAGATCGGAGCTCCACTTCAGGGAAGCCTATAGATTTGAGAAGCTATATGACGAGAAGAATCCAATACTGGACAGAATTGGACTCCAGGGAGATGCGATGACTATAGAGGTGTGTACAGAAAACGAGCACATAGATGAAGATCTAAAAATCCTTCGTGACGCGTTGACAAAGGACGGAGAGCTTATTGGAGAAAGAATGGCCGTGTTATCAAGGCTGTTGAAGGAGCTGGGATATTGA
- a CDS encoding ferritin-like domain-containing protein yields the protein MRKMLFSSGLALIIAISGISISHASPADFGAAGAEADQEYTLEEMLQYAIEDEFLAQAEYEIIIEEYGLIRPFSNVIRAEGRHISALLPLFEEYDYEIPSNDAKERTVIPDSLEEIFSVGVEAEIKNIEMYKSFLEEELPDDVRRVFENLMRASESHLKAFERSEARNTGGSNMFGGNSQSKGFAFRYGTK from the coding sequence ATGAGAAAAATGTTGTTTTCTTCGGGATTAGCCTTAATAATTGCTATAAGCGGTATTAGTATCTCACATGCAAGCCCGGCTGATTTTGGTGCTGCTGGAGCAGAAGCTGACCAGGAATACACCCTTGAGGAGATGCTGCAGTATGCAATTGAAGATGAGTTTTTAGCTCAGGCAGAATATGAGATCATAATTGAAGAATATGGTTTGATCAGGCCTTTTTCTAACGTAATAAGGGCGGAAGGGAGACATATATCAGCTTTGCTACCGTTGTTTGAAGAATATGACTATGAGATTCCGTCAAACGATGCGAAAGAAAGAACCGTAATCCCGGATTCTTTGGAAGAGATATTCTCTGTTGGCGTTGAAGCAGAAATCAAAAATATTGAAATGTACAAAAGCTTTCTTGAAGAGGAACTGCCAGACGACGTAAGGAGAGTATTTGAGAATCTTATGAGAGCTTCAGAAAGTCACCTGAAGGCATTTGAAAGGTCCGAAGCAAGAAATACAGGCGGATCAAATATGTTTGGAGGGAATTCTCAATCAAAGGGATTTGCATTCAGATATGGCACAAAATAA
- a CDS encoding M20 metallopeptidase family protein, with the protein MKKENLELAIKLRHELHQNPEPSNYEVWTKKRLMDFLKEHTSLEIVDRGLWFYAIYHAGEDKPNIAYRADFDAIPMDEGIELPYGSKNPGVSHKCGHDGHSASLAAFALEIDQEGADKNIYFLFQHAEETGDGAFQAKVFIKENNIEEIFAFHNTSGTPLRSVNVIEGTSNFASRGMTIKMVGKPTHASQPELGINPSYAIAKIINSIPEWTSADSNRGLVLCTVVQVNIGERAFGIAASEGELLMTIRAEFEDELDKLQDNMEKLAIREAEKDKLKVSFEYNDIFPVTANHPESNVKVRKVALDKGFKLIEMEKGHRGSEDYGWYTKETKGTIFWIGNGETYPAVHTYEFDFPDENIEVAVEMFKGLAAI; encoded by the coding sequence ATGAAAAAAGAAAACCTGGAATTGGCGATCAAGCTAAGACACGAGCTGCATCAAAATCCTGAGCCATCGAATTATGAAGTCTGGACAAAAAAGAGACTTATGGATTTTCTGAAGGAGCATACAAGCCTTGAGATAGTAGACAGAGGACTATGGTTCTATGCAATCTACCATGCTGGAGAAGATAAGCCAAACATCGCCTACAGAGCAGATTTCGATGCTATCCCTATGGATGAGGGCATAGAGCTCCCATATGGATCAAAGAATCCCGGAGTGTCGCATAAATGTGGTCACGACGGACACTCAGCCTCACTTGCGGCATTTGCGCTTGAGATAGATCAGGAGGGTGCTGACAAAAATATCTACTTCCTGTTCCAGCATGCTGAGGAAACAGGGGATGGTGCATTCCAGGCCAAGGTATTCATTAAGGAGAACAACATAGAGGAAATATTTGCTTTTCATAATACAAGCGGCACTCCACTTCGATCTGTAAATGTAATTGAAGGGACGAGTAATTTTGCATCAAGAGGGATGACTATTAAAATGGTTGGGAAACCGACTCACGCCAGCCAACCTGAGCTTGGCATAAATCCTTCGTATGCTATCGCCAAAATAATAAATTCAATTCCTGAGTGGACTTCTGCTGATAGCAACAGAGGTCTGGTCTTATGTACGGTAGTGCAGGTTAACATAGGTGAGCGTGCATTTGGGATAGCTGCCAGTGAAGGCGAGCTGTTGATGACAATAAGAGCTGAGTTTGAGGATGAGCTTGACAAGCTTCAGGACAATATGGAAAAACTTGCTATAAGAGAAGCTGAAAAGGATAAGCTTAAGGTAAGCTTCGAGTACAACGATATCTTCCCAGTTACAGCTAACCATCCGGAAAGTAATGTCAAGGTAAGAAAGGTTGCACTTGATAAGGGATTTAAGCTGATTGAGATGGAAAAAGGACATAGAGGCTCCGAGGATTATGGATGGTACACAAAGGAGACAAAGGGCACTATTTTCTGGATAGGAAATGGAGAAACCTATCCGGCAGTCCACACATATGAGTTCGACTTTCCAGATGAAAATATAGAGGTAGCAGTTGAAATGTTTAAGGGGTTGGCTGCAATATAG
- a CDS encoding GNAT family N-acetyltransferase, whose protein sequence is MKFETQRFIVKEAGEDDLEYVMRLERAEENRDFVFQNTYEEHKSNIDSTENILFIVQDRGSSENAAFILCSYKIPYDSFELRRIVIETKCKGAGSELISALIKYSFEVVKANRFWLDVFTDNDRAVHLYKKLGMVHEGTLRQSYKDYSGRYRDQMIFSILNEEYVKR, encoded by the coding sequence ATGAAGTTTGAAACACAGAGGTTTATCGTCAAAGAAGCAGGAGAAGATGATTTGGAGTATGTAATGAGACTTGAGAGAGCTGAGGAGAACAGAGATTTTGTCTTTCAAAACACTTATGAAGAGCATAAGAGTAATATTGATTCAACTGAAAACATACTTTTTATTGTGCAGGATAGAGGATCCAGTGAGAATGCTGCATTCATCCTATGCAGCTATAAAATACCATATGACTCCTTTGAACTAAGGAGAATAGTAATAGAAACAAAATGCAAGGGAGCAGGCTCAGAGCTCATATCTGCACTTATTAAATATTCATTTGAAGTAGTGAAAGCAAACAGATTTTGGCTTGATGTTTTTACAGACAACGATAGAGCGGTCCATCTTTACAAAAAGCTCGGCATGGTCCATGAAGGGACCCTGAGGCAAAGCTACAAGGATTATAGCGGAAGATACAGGGACCAGATGATTTTTTCAATCTTGAATGAAGAATATGTGAAAAGGTAA
- a CDS encoding neutral zinc metallopeptidase: protein MVPDSFTHGTSEQRSYWFSKGYETGNLDSWDTFNTNEGF from the coding sequence GTGGTCCCGGACAGTTTTACACATGGAACATCGGAACAAAGGTCATATTGGTTTTCAAAGGGCTATGAAACAGGTAATCTCGACAGCTGGGACACCTTCAATACAAATGAGGGTTTTTAA
- a CDS encoding UDP-N-acetylmuramoyl-L-alanyl-D-glutamate--2,6-diaminopimelate ligase, translating to MKLQNLIKGCNQSLPDSFSQIEIEGICHDSRNCGKNYLFVAIEGSKNDGHEFIDAAIDKGAIAVIHQKSLKNNHNNLPFIKVEDTRRALSAISNTFYGNPSSKLRVIGVTGTNGKTSTTYFLKDILEKTGRKSGVIGTLGAKFMDLSIDLHNTTPESLELQFILRKMADMGAEYVVMEVSSHGIDMGRVDDIEFRGGIFTNLTQDHLDYHITMEDYYKVKKRFLDKPMTYKIINLEGGYGQRMYSEINKTSSKMIGFGRANGEVIISNIKHKNGLIEFKLSFDQKEFSFQTGLIGDFNIYNLTGAILAGIEEGVDILEIEKAVKSLKGVPGRMEKVPVDSNYSIVIDYAHTPDGLENVLTALKEGCEGRLITLFGCGGDRDKGKRPIMGKIAGQLSDYCIVTSDNPRWEDPDSIIDDIIPGIDSTDVEYIRITNRKDAIQNGIDMLMENDIFLIAGKGHEIWQSIKGVDYPFDEKKIVLDYLGKEIPDH from the coding sequence ATGAAGCTGCAAAATTTGATTAAAGGTTGCAACCAATCATTGCCAGATTCTTTCTCTCAAATTGAAATAGAAGGTATCTGTCATGACTCCAGAAATTGCGGTAAAAATTATTTGTTTGTGGCAATAGAGGGATCAAAAAATGACGGCCATGAATTTATTGATGCAGCTATCGATAAAGGTGCGATAGCTGTTATACACCAAAAATCGCTCAAAAACAATCATAACAATTTACCCTTTATCAAAGTTGAAGATACCAGAAGAGCCCTATCTGCGATTTCAAACACTTTCTATGGAAATCCGTCTTCAAAATTGAGAGTCATTGGAGTAACGGGTACTAACGGAAAGACGAGCACTACATATTTTTTAAAGGATATACTCGAGAAAACCGGTAGGAAATCGGGTGTAATTGGGACTCTTGGAGCTAAATTTATGGATCTGAGCATAGATTTGCATAATACAACTCCTGAATCGCTTGAGCTTCAGTTTATACTTAGAAAAATGGCTGATATGGGTGCCGAGTATGTAGTTATGGAGGTTTCCTCACATGGTATAGATATGGGTAGAGTCGATGATATAGAATTCAGGGGAGGCATATTTACCAACCTGACTCAGGATCATCTGGATTATCATATTACAATGGAAGATTACTATAAAGTAAAAAAGAGATTTCTTGATAAACCGATGACATATAAAATAATCAACCTTGAAGGTGGATATGGGCAAAGGATGTATTCAGAAATCAATAAAACTTCCTCCAAAATGATTGGCTTTGGAAGAGCCAATGGAGAAGTCATAATTAGCAATATAAAACATAAAAATGGTTTAATCGAATTTAAGCTTTCATTTGATCAGAAGGAGTTTTCCTTTCAGACAGGCCTTATAGGGGATTTTAATATTTATAATCTTACCGGCGCAATATTAGCTGGAATAGAGGAAGGTGTGGATATTTTAGAAATTGAGAAAGCAGTAAAATCGCTAAAAGGAGTTCCGGGCAGAATGGAGAAGGTGCCAGTCGATTCAAATTATAGTATTGTAATCGATTACGCACATACACCTGACGGCCTTGAGAATGTTCTTACGGCCTTGAAAGAAGGTTGTGAAGGTAGATTAATCACACTGTTTGGGTGTGGTGGCGACAGAGATAAAGGCAAAAGACCTATAATGGGAAAAATTGCCGGCCAGTTAAGCGATTACTGTATAGTTACCTCTGATAATCCCAGATGGGAGGATCCGGATTCAATAATTGACGACATTATTCCTGGAATCGATTCAACAGACGTCGAATACATTAGGATCACAAACAGAAAGGATGCAATACAAAATGGAATCGATATGTTGATGGAAAATGATATTTTTCTTATTGCAGGTAAGGGACATGAAATCTGGCAGTCAATAAAGGGTGTCGACTACCCCTTTGATGAAAAAAAGATAGTATTAGATTATTTGGGAAAAGAGATACCAGACCATTAG
- a CDS encoding VOC family protein has product MSVSVYLNFDGNCKEAVEYYRSVFRADPQQIMTFGEGPSDPAYPIPEEAKDRIVHTFLDIKGMRLMFSDIWPGMEFIVGNNMSMIVVDKDMDEIKRLYEELKEGGKVEMELQETFWSKAYASIVDRFGVCWQLSHGE; this is encoded by the coding sequence ATGTCTGTAAGTGTTTACCTTAATTTTGACGGTAATTGCAAGGAAGCAGTTGAATACTACAGAAGTGTTTTCAGGGCTGATCCTCAACAAATAATGACCTTTGGCGAAGGACCTTCAGATCCTGCGTATCCAATACCCGAGGAGGCAAAGGATCGCATAGTGCATACCTTTCTTGACATTAAAGGCATGAGACTGATGTTTTCGGATATTTGGCCTGGAATGGAGTTTATAGTGGGAAACAATATGTCGATGATAGTTGTGGATAAGGACATGGATGAGATAAAAAGACTCTATGAAGAGCTGAAGGAAGGCGGAAAGGTTGAAATGGAGCTTCAGGAAACCTTCTGGAGCAAGGCATATGCAAGCATAGTAGACAGGTTTGGAGTATGCTGGCAGTTAAGTCATGGGGAATAG
- a CDS encoding sensor domain-containing diguanylate cyclase, translating into MTCYIKEEYYRFIFDNTKDAILLTTPDGRIHHANNAAWEMFQRTDEDFQKEGRSGIIDPEDTNLERMLRERLEKGFVTGELTFIRKDGSKFIGQITSSLFNDENNETWTAIIIRDVTESKKLERKLKEANDKLKDLAYIDYLTGVLNRRALIDRLGQEMERSKREFKPLSLILLDIDSFKEINDTYGHITGDQVLKAFARSIKESLRAYDILGRFGGDEFLICLPDTDFDSAIDIAERIRKNIAKIEVQKGDVVIKLSSSAGITYYDHNSTEDLDTLISKVDYIMYRSKEKKNSIYTSI; encoded by the coding sequence ATGACCTGCTATATCAAAGAAGAATATTATAGATTCATATTTGACAATACAAAGGATGCCATCCTTCTGACCACTCCGGACGGCAGGATCCATCATGCAAATAATGCTGCTTGGGAGATGTTTCAGAGAACGGATGAGGACTTTCAAAAAGAGGGCAGATCGGGGATTATAGATCCTGAGGATACAAATTTGGAACGAATGCTCAGGGAAAGGTTGGAGAAAGGGTTTGTCACTGGTGAACTTACTTTTATAAGAAAAGACGGCAGCAAATTTATTGGACAAATCACTTCCTCGTTATTTAACGATGAAAACAACGAAACATGGACGGCGATAATTATAAGAGATGTCACTGAATCAAAAAAACTGGAGAGGAAACTTAAGGAGGCAAATGATAAGCTCAAAGATCTTGCATATATAGATTACCTGACAGGAGTGCTTAACAGAAGAGCCCTCATAGACAGACTCGGCCAGGAAATGGAACGCTCGAAAAGAGAATTCAAGCCTCTTTCCCTGATACTATTGGATATCGATTCCTTCAAGGAAATAAACGACACCTATGGGCACATTACAGGAGATCAGGTACTGAAGGCATTTGCAAGATCGATAAAAGAAAGCCTAAGAGCCTACGATATTCTTGGAAGATTTGGAGGGGATGAATTTCTTATATGCCTCCCAGATACTGATTTTGATTCAGCAATCGATATTGCAGAGAGAATAAGAAAGAATATTGCTAAGATCGAGGTTCAAAAAGGAGACGTAGTAATAAAGCTTTCCTCCAGTGCCGGCATAACCTACTATGACCACAACTCCACTGAGGATCTCGATACTCTCATATCTAAGGTGGATTACATAATGTACAGGTCAAAAGAAAAGAAAAATTCGATTTACACTTCCATTTAG
- a CDS encoding DUF1801 domain-containing protein encodes MMVHAASPEEYIESLPEDRKEIIKEIRNAVKDNLPEGFEETTEHGMITYYVPHSIYPSGYHVNPKDPLPFMAIASQKNHIAVYHMGIYMDDELLRWFMKEYDKAATTKLDMGKSCIRFKNPKKVPVDLIGMLSAKLTPKKYIELYEASVKSVKR; translated from the coding sequence ATGATGGTCCATGCAGCCTCACCAGAAGAGTATATTGAATCACTGCCTGAGGATAGAAAAGAGATAATCAAAGAAATCAGGAATGCCGTGAAGGATAATCTTCCTGAAGGCTTTGAAGAGACCACTGAACACGGGATGATAACATATTATGTACCTCACTCGATTTATCCTTCAGGATACCACGTAAATCCCAAGGATCCTCTTCCGTTTATGGCAATTGCCTCCCAGAAAAATCACATTGCAGTCTATCATATGGGCATTTACATGGATGATGAGCTTTTAAGATGGTTTATGAAAGAGTATGACAAGGCTGCAACAACCAAGCTTGATATGGGGAAAAGCTGTATAAGGTTCAAAAATCCAAAAAAGGTTCCGGTGGATTTGATAGGAATGTTATCAGCCAAGCTGACACCAAAGAAGTATATTGAACTTTATGAGGCCTCTGTCAAATCAGTAAAAAGGTAA
- the rsgA gene encoding ribosome small subunit-dependent GTPase A — protein sequence MTGHKFNDLRDYTDTEREETIDNKYLGNIGFERFFARQSDSDEALSEEKAIARVSEIRREKYKIIGLDGEKLAHLKGSTFYKRIFKPRSTLVLLGSSGVGKSSLVNTLSGKELMKVKEMREDDSKGRHTTTHRQLLIFEDGTMIIDTPGMRELELWDVSEGLGAAFSDIEMLSVECRFKDCKHLGEPGCAVQKAIKSGDLSRDRWNSYLKLKKEAEFAAAKESKNLLQQRKAKERSFGKMQKTFKKNGK from the coding sequence ATGACAGGTCATAAATTTAACGACTTGAGGGATTATACTGATACTGAACGGGAGGAAACAATAGATAATAAATATTTGGGAAATATCGGATTTGAGAGATTTTTTGCCAGACAATCAGATAGCGATGAGGCATTAAGCGAAGAAAAGGCAATTGCCAGGGTAAGTGAGATTCGCAGGGAGAAATATAAGATCATTGGGCTTGATGGGGAGAAGCTGGCTCATCTGAAGGGGAGTACATTCTATAAGAGAATATTTAAACCCAGATCCACCCTGGTCCTACTGGGTTCATCTGGTGTTGGAAAGTCGTCGCTAGTAAATACGCTTTCCGGAAAAGAACTGATGAAGGTGAAAGAGATGCGGGAAGATGACAGCAAGGGAAGACACACAACCACCCATAGACAGCTTTTGATCTTTGAGGATGGAACTATGATAATTGATACGCCGGGGATGAGGGAGCTTGAGCTATGGGATGTATCAGAAGGCCTTGGTGCAGCCTTCAGTGATATCGAAATGCTATCCGTGGAATGCAGATTCAAAGACTGCAAGCACTTAGGAGAACCGGGCTGCGCTGTACAAAAAGCAATTAAGTCCGGCGACCTTTCCAGGGATAGATGGAACAGCTACCTGAAGCTAAAAAAAGAAGCTGAATTTGCTGCAGCGAAGGAAAGCAAAAACCTTTTACAGCAAAGGAAGGCAAAGGAACGAAGCTTTGGCAAGATGCAGAAGACTTTTAAGAAGAATGGTAAGTAA